The Hippocampus zosterae strain Florida chromosome 19, ASM2543408v3, whole genome shotgun sequence region tggttctcaaacttttgacAACCATGACGCATCTcagtggaggggggggagctCTCCAAATAACACAACGaagaccaacattaaaatacacaaaCGTCATCGACCGCCATGGTCATTTCAAACAAGGCAGAGGTTAACTTCCGAAAAGGGGTCCCGCAACCTTACCTGTCCGCCCTTCCTGCGGTCCCAGCCGGCCACCAGGATGCCGGCAGTCAGCTCCTCTCTGTAGCGGTAGCAGCTGCCTCGGAATAGATTGGCGGCCGTCTCCACCAACGGCGGCTCGTCCAACTCGATGCTGGGAggcggaaaacacacacacacacaaaaacctctTCAAGCGAATTCACTTCAAAGAACCAGCCAATCATCACCGGGCGCCCGTTTGCTCTCCGGTCGGCCAATACGCTGGCGCTCGGCCGGCCATCCTTGCGCTAAACTCTGAACCGAGCGGCGGTCTTTCGCACCTGTGGAAACCCAGCTGATAGGTGACCACGTCAGCAATGGCCTGCGTGTCGGCGGCTGAGCCGGATCTGCGAcagaagaaggaacacgagaagaAAGTGAAGGCCAGAAGGAGGGGCGGCGCCTTGCCGCGGAACAGGAAGCGCCGTCGACTGACCTGCAGCAGAAGATGCGATCGTGGATGGGCGTCAGCTTGTCCGTCACTCTGTTGGCGATGTACGCCCTGACAGACAACACGCATGACACGGTTGGAGATTTTGGATGCGAGCCAGAGCACACTGAAAATACACAACGAGATGAAGAAGATAGTCACCCGGTGGTGGTACGGGAGTCGGCGCCGATGACCACCCCGCCGTCATACTCCACCGCCATGATGGTGGTCTGTCACACAAGTCAGGGACAGGAAGAGAAGAACACAAACTTTTTAGCCACAAAACTGTAAGAGTACGAAGCACAAAGGGGACAGAGTTACAACTGCACTTTCATGGGAGTTGCTTTCGAAAAAGTACGTACCGAACAGATCCAGGGAGATCTGCAAGTTCCAATGTGTAAATGAAAACAGATTTAAAATGTCGTTCGAATTACAATCAAACATTTTGTTCGCAAGTTTCGGATTGTCACGATTTAGACCAAGACAATCGCCAACGACAAACAGCCCCGCCTCGACCTATCCTAACAGTAGAAAAGGTTGATCGAAAGGAGTTTTGCTCTTCGCTCCATCGGGCTTGGAGCACAACATTTGCCGTCTCATCCAGCCGCTGGGCACTATGAAACCTCCTCCGCGAGAACGGGATCGCGTTTGGATTCAGTCGGCAGCTATGACAGATACTGACCCCGGTGCTGACTTCTTTGCCGGTCCAGTCTGGTACTTGTTGATTTTGTGAGAAAAGAGTTGGATCGAAACGCCGCATCATCGTCGCTGTTGCCGCCATCTTACCTCctccgcttcttcttcttcttcttccgcaAAACGAGCCAACCACAATCCACTAGCATCGTCATGTTGTCTTCGAGCCAATCGTATCGATTGACGTCATCAACAAGGGACGTCGTCGAGCGATTACCGCGGTGAAAGACGAGGCCTTGtttactgagaattgtattctgacttgttctataaagattttttaaagaagtttaaacaaaaaaggaaagatgaggCCATGAAATTTACAGGGAACTTGGATCCAAATATGAATCGATCTCAGGTTAAGTGTTAAGCCTAATGGTTAGGCTTAACCTGAGTTTAGTTAACTTTAAAACACGTTGCGAACAAAGGCGGAAGGACTGTCGCGTCTTGCGGATCCAGCAAGATCTGTTTGTGAATCAGAAAATGTGGTCTTATCAGTAAAATGCTTTTTGACTTCTTCTGGAGAAACAAGACTCACGGTGTGAAAAGGTCTCTTGGAATGGCTAACTGATTAAACTTCCTTTATGTTTCTActctcaataaaacaaacaactttgGGGTGATCTCTCATTTGGAACCTGAACAAGAAAACGACTTCGGTGGGCAAAGTTGGCATCGGAtgccgggggggagggggggggggagagtcaCGACCCATCCAGGAAGTGAAGatttgtgtttacattttgaatgtCGTAAAATGTCCTTTCTGATTCCACATCCCAAGGAAGAGACGCGTAACCGCTCGACACCCGCCGTCGTTTAATCCCGTACCGCCCAGAATCCGGAGCCGCTGTTTCCGAGCCATTTGCCCTGCCGCCCCGCATCCTTACCCGTTTGTTCCCGTTGAGTACATTGTCGCCAATGACAACATCAGGCGAAGGGCGGCGCGTGTCGGGAGTGCCAGTAAAGGGTTTGGTTCGGCCACACGTCGAACATTTCCGGTTGCCGGCGAACGCAGCCTCCCCGGACCTGCTCGCTCATCGATTGTTCGTCTTGGCAGCGGACGCCGCACCGGCGCCGAGCTCCTCCGAATCTTCCAAAGGCGACGCGAATGGCCAGCCACGATGAGTCGTGTCCCTTTTGCCTGATAGCCAATGGCCAAAGTGACACCGAAATCCTCCAGAGTGTAAGACAACGTTCTCCGTTCGAGGCTCGGCCTGCGTTCGCTTTGACTCGGTTGTGTGTATTGAAGGACGAGGAGCTGGTGTGCTTCCGGGACGTCAAACCggctgctgaccatcattacctGGTCATCCCCAGGACGCACATAGACGACTGCGACGCTCTGCGCGCGCAACACATTCCCATGGGTCGGTGGGCGTCAAGCCGCTTTGGGTTTTCTACGGAAACAATCTGGACTGGCCACCGAGAATTCGAGTTTGCGGGGCTACTTTGACTGACTCCGTTCCGATCGTTCCTTGACGAACTCAATTGTTTCCAATTTCACCGTTTGGAAATTAGTTGAAAAGCTATTCATCAtcactagccccccccccccccttaaaaaacaggacaaaacagagtactttatttttgtgaactttatttttggctttagttttttttgtctgctatTCAGAGTATTTTTTGTCTTATGTCGTTTTGGGTTTGTTAGGAATTAATTCGCCGATAAAATGAGACTAATAATCatcgtagaaagaaaaaaaagtccccctgaaaagtttttaaaaaatccttacaACAATTACAATTTTCTAAAAACGAAAACTATTCAGAACAAATGTGGTTTGTGATGTGGTTTGTTGCCAGTGGAGCGAATGGCCGAGATGGGAAGGGGCGTGttggagaaaaataaagtgCGCGACCTGGAGGACATCAGGTAAAGCGCATTCGCAAGTCGCAATCTCGCGACGGAGTGGAAATGATGTTGTAAAGCGTGGGCGGCTTTCTTCAGGCTGGGCTTCCACGTGCCTCCGTTCTGCTCCGTGCCGCACTTGCACCTGCACGCCCTGGCGCCGGCCAGCAAGATGAACGAACTAACGCAGCGGAAATACGGCTCGCTGTCCCACTGGTTCATCAAGGTGAGCGAGCGCCGCAGTTCGGGGACCCAACGAGCGGGGGCGCTCTCTCGCCGCTACACACGGCGCCTCTCTGGTTTTGCAGGTGGACGACGCGCTGACTCGGCTCAGGAAGCGAGGCAGAATCCGCTGACCTTCCGCCCCCTCTGCGTTCAACGAAGTGAAAATGCACGCGTCGCGCCGAGCTCCTTTCGGGGGAAGATTTCTGGAAAAAGACAAGTTGGCAAATAAATGCGTGCTCAACGGCTGCCGTTTTTTTAAGATGTTATCTAGCCGGTGGCAGCCCACAGCTGCACTTTGGGGGGGATCCATCGACTGTAAATGTAAGACTATGTTGGATTATTTCATGTTCAGAATACCCCAAATTATATTCCGTTGTTTATGTTGATGGAAGCGGGAAGTGATTTGAATTACGAGAGTTGCGTTCTCGAAAGTGCTGCGGTGAAgacgtctttttttccctttgaataaaactgcatttaaaggtcTCCGTCTCTCCTTTTGCCGCGGGTAAAGTCGAGCTATCCGCTAAAAACAACGAACTCACTTAACTCAACTTACATAAACTCACTTCACCCTGCCGTTGCCTTCGCGGCCTCCCTGGACCGTAGGAAATGACAACACTGGCCCGGCTCCGATCACGGTCGCCGCAGTACGCGAGTTACGAACGCATTAAGCGGCGTTATAAAGAAAACGGGCGCCGCCACGTGAGTCGCGAGCACTCGGCGTGACGTCATCAGCACGCCAAAGCGTAAGGCGCTCTGATGTCCCTGATGACAAACGCATCTGGGGGCTTTGCAAAGAATGACCGCACGGTGGTCATTCGGGGTGCGTGGAGCGGGAGGAGGCGGACGCCGCATCTACAGCACGACCGGCCGACAGGAGCATCCTTTCACTCAGAACAGCGGCCAGCCGACTCCCAAAATGCCCAGCAAACAGAAGCTGAGGAAACGCCGAAGCATACAGAAACACCGAACGCCCTACCAGAGATCCGAGCGACCGCCGACGCCCAAGCGCGATGAAAAGGAGGAGCGGGAAGCGGAGCCCGGGCAGGCGGCGACGGTCCAGAAGACGGGCTGTCTCACGGCGTCCCTTCAGCGGGTCAAAAGCCACGCCGAACACCAGAAGGACGCAGAAGCGGCCGCGCCACCCCGGGAGACCCGAGCGCCAGATCTTGACGCGACCGCCGCTTCCTTAGTGGACGAGACCATCGCGGCGCTCCTCGAGGTGCGGACCCCGGGGAGCGCCGCCGCGCCGCCGGGAGACGCGCCCCAAAGCGCAGCGAAGCAGGCGGAGGAAGCGAGCGACGCGCAAGGGGAAGGCCGGGATGGCGAGACGCCCGCGTCAAACGAGTCCACCGAATTACTCCGAGAAGACCAACCCGTGCTGGCCGTTCATGATCGTACAGCTCGACGGACGCCGCCGGAGCGGGCAAGGGACCCCGAGAAGAATCCGGGCTGTCCCGGGGACGCCGCACCTCATGAGCTCGAGACAAACGTTGCATCCGCTACGGCCGAGACCTCTCGCGCGCCTCCAGAGGGGGAAAGCCGAGCGCACGCCGATGCGGACGAGACGTACGCCGCGGCTGCGGAGCGGGAAAGCCCTCCCTCACCCGAGGAGCCGGAGACAAACGGCGTCGACCCGGAAGGCGACGGCGCCCTCGAGGACGAGACGCCCGCACGGCCCCGAGGAGAAGCTCCCGACCTCCATCCTCCGGAGGGAGACGACATCACGTCCAACGGAGCCGCTCGCGAGCTCGCTGCGGAGGCCGCGctcgaagacgacgacgacgacgccggCGCGGCCCCGCCGGCGCCAGAACCAAACTCGGCGAGCGATCGAGTGCGCCTGCGCAAGGACGCCAGGCTGGTGGGGTCGGAGGAGGATCTGGCCAGCGCGGGGCTGACGTCCTTCAACATGAAGCAGCTCATGCTGAGAGCGtgggaaaagatgagactgcCGCAACAGGTCAGAACCATGACGCCAGAAGTCGCCAGCCGCTCGCCTCCGGAGCAGGGCACGCCGGAAGACGGAGCGATTGGGGCGGAAGCAACGACTCGGGCGGCACGCCGAGAAGAGGAGGGCGTCACCTTCGGGCGGCGTAATACTGACCTGGAGACCGAAACGATCCAGGAGGAAGTGGCCGAAGCTTCTcccgaggatgaggatgagagcGTTGTCGCGTCGGCACCTCAGGAAGTGGAAGGAGCCTGGCGGGTGGGGAAGGGCGAGGTCGCGGATCCACGCCATCAAAGCCACGAAATGCTCCGTCGCGACGCCGCCGCGGTTCCGTTACCTCCGGGGACCGATACTGTCACAGGAACGCCAGAAGAGGACGTAGCCAAAGCCCTTCTGGACAACGCCGCGCCGGAGCTCGAGACGGACGGAGCGCCACTTGGCCGGGAGGGAGATGACCCGCTGGCGCCTCTGATGTCCGTCGGGGTTGACGCGCAGTCTGGGGAGAAGCCGAGCGCCGCGGCGCCAGAGGATCACACGCCGCCACGTTGTCTGGGGAAAGAGGCAACCTCACAATCACACGAGGCGGACACAAACGCGCTCGGCCGGGCTTGCCAAGCACCTCTGGAAGCCAAAGAGGACCAGAGCGCCTCTGAATCTCAGGAGGTTCGAGGTGCGCTTCTTCGGGAGGACGAGACGCCTCTCGATCGGCAGACGGCGGACACAAACGCGCGGCCTCGGCAGGCAGAGGTACGCTCGGAACCGCCGCGGCAGGAGGAGGACGGCGGCGCAGCTCTCCCGAGGGATGACGCGGCCGAGGGACTTGAGGAGAGCGCCGCGCCGGAGCAGAAGCCGACCGCAGCCGTCCCGCCTCCCCCAGAAGACGAGGCCGCCGCTGCGCCGTGGGAGAGCCAAACAAAAATCAGGATGGATGAGACGGGGGAGATCGCCGGCGGCCCCGTGCGGCACGAGATCGCCGCCTTGGCCCAGGAGCCGACAACGGCCGTTCCTGAAGACGGCGCGGCCGTGGAGGACGAGAGCGGCAAAGACCACAGTGCGGAGATCACCGCCGCCACACCTTGGGTAGCGCAGGCTCCGCCAACCCGCTTGGCCGCAAAGGCTCAAGATCAGCAGGCGCGGGAAACTCCTCGGCAGGAGGACGCGGCAACGCCGGCCTCGGAACCTCAGCGAGTCGAGACGGCTCCGCCGCCCCGCGAGGAAATCCCCTCGGCGACGTCTGCCGCCGACGGCTCCCCGGCTGCGGCGCCGCACATCGCCGACAAAGACAAAGCCAGAGAGCACGAAAGAAACGCGGCACCCGGGCCGGTGAAGAAGGTCAAGTTCCATCTGGGGCCCGACGCAAAGGCTCCACCCGGCGAGTCGGAGGCAATTCCGACGGATGACGAGAGCCGCGAAGCGCGGGGACGCCAGACCGCCACGTCGCCGCTCGGCCAACCTCCGCGGGAGGGGAGCGCCTTTGTTCCCCGGGAAGACCGGACGGCCGCCGCGCCTCGGGGAGACCGGACCCCGACGGCGGCGTTACCGTTAGCCCCGCGGACCCCCACGGCGGGAAGGACCCCGGCAGTGCCGACGTCAGAGCTGCGGGATGAGAGCGCGATTGGACGGCAGGAGGGTGAGGAAGACCGGACTTCTCCCCGCGCTTTGCAGGACCAGAGATCCGTCCAAGAACCTCGCGGGACCGCAGAAGATCCGCGGGACGAGCCCCAAGAGGACGCCGTTTCCCCGCTCGACCCGCGAGACGAGACAAACATCGATCGTCGGGAGGCCGAGACGGCGGGACGACGCCTAGGCGAGCCCGCCTCCGCCCCGCTGCTCCGTCACGCGGACCAAGAGGAGAGCGCCTCGTCGGCCGTGCGGGAGGAGACCCTCGTCGAAGGCCGCGAGGACGACGCGGCCGCGCCGTCACTCTTGCGGGACGAGGCCGACGCCGAACGGCAGGACGAGGAGACGGCCGCCGCCTCGGAGCAAAAGGAGAGCTCTCGCTCAAAGTTGCCGGAAGAGCCGCTTGAACCCCGGCATGACGGGGGCTCCGGGGCGGCTTTGCAACAGGAGCCCGACGGCGAACCCAAAGTGGCCACCACGGCGGCCCCGCCTCAGGAAGGGGAGGCCTCGACCTTGGCAATTGTTGAATccccggaggaggaggaagcggagagCGCCACCTCAGGCCAGCCTGgaagagaagaggaagaggcggaGGCAGCCGAGGAGGCCTCGGAGCAGCGATCCCTGCACAATTAAACGGGAAAAGGGAGCAATGGCGGGCAGGTGAGCAGGGCCACGCCCAGCCCGGGCGGCGCCCTGGAGTCAATcgcaaaaatatcaacaaatgtcaATTAAAGAAAAAGCATCAAATATTCACGCCCACTTTTCAGTTGCATCATTTCAGGCCCACGGGAGAGTCGCGATCCAAAACGCAATGCGAGCGAGCGCACGCGGCGAGCAGGGACGACAGCGTTGCTGTCGGAATATTTTCCTTCATACGGGCAATACTTCATCCGTCGCAATTGAGTTGATGTCGGAGATGTTTTTCAGTTGGGACTCCCAATTTTGCCCGTGGCATCCTACGGCCCGGCCCCGCCGGTGGTCTCGGCGTTGACTACAAAAGGGCCGGTGTTCGTCCCGCGGCTGAGCGCAGATACGATCTCCAgatcgattttttttgttctcttggaACGACAGAACTCGCACCTGAACATTTGGGAGCAGCTATTTGCTTCCGTCTTGTGTCGTTGAGTCTTTGTGCACGCACCAAAGTGCTAATGACACTCCAAATGGGTCCGAGTCATCATGTCACTTCTGATTACACCCGAGTgtggagaaactttttttttttttggaggggggggggcgcccccTCTCTGCCATGAAAACCTCCACCTCATTACGCCAATAACCCATCTGTGCATGCAACAGGGGCGAAGGGGCGACCAAAAAGGGAGAAAGGAAAGAAGAGCATCAAGTGCCCTAATGAGTCGCCAGCGGCACGTCGGGCCAAGCTTTTGTGTCCGCGCCCCTAATGGGCTGCTTTCATCAACGGCTGGTTGCTGACCCGCCGCCGACGCTGGGAAATGGCAATTAGCTCGATTAGGgcaggggggacgggggggcgcCCCCAGATAAAAAACTGAGGGAGCAATGCTTCCCAAACGCGACCTGAAAATACTGTGGAGGGAACGAGCCTAAAGCTCGAAATCGACCGCCATTGTCAATGTCTCTCTCCGTTGAAAGAAGTTGACCGAAGCTGATCGGAGTCTGCTCGAGATTCACTCggttgaagaagaaaaggatTGTTGGGTTCTCCGGGGTTAAGTTGGCAACTCGGTTGGCGATGTTTTCTTTGCGCGGGAAGGGCTGCCGTCGCGGAGGGCGGACGAGACGCGCGGTTCCGCCTCCGTTCCGCCTCGGCCGCGGGCCCTCCTCTCGGACGCAGCTCGTCATTCGCGGCGCGAAGGGAGGCTCGGGTGTCACATTCCTGCCGAGCCCGCGTTCCGTCGGCAAGCCGAAAAAATGTGGCTGTCGCGCCGATGCGTCAACGGGGCCGCGGCCGCGGCGTCACTGGGCCGGAGGCGGCGGAGCCACGCGGCATTCATGCCCGAGGCCGCGGGCTTCCAGGGCGTGCGGGACCACGCTGGGCTCCACGAGTTCTCCGTGGCCCACAAGGAGACCTTCTGGGCGGCCGTGGCGCGCCGCCGCCTCGACTGGATCAGCCCCTTCCGCGGGGTCCTCGACTGCGACCTGGAGCGGGGCGAGGTGAGCTGGTTCCGGGGAGGACGCCTCAACGTCTCCGGTGAGTGTCGGCTCCGCTTGgagacgcgcgcgcgcgcgcaagcCTCCGCCGATTTGTATCCTGGTGTGTTCCAAAACAAGCTCAATGAAGGAAAACTGCAtgtggagggttggggggggggggggcaaatagcGTTCAACAAGCAGCCCGTTAAACTCCAGCGCTTTTTCCTGGAACTGGCCCATCGAGTTGTGTAAGCGCTGCTGCTTCGGATCAGCTCAGCGTCAACTTTTGGCGTTTCCAGCCCGGGACAATTTGGACTTTTGTAACTCCCGCAGTGAATTGCCTGGATCGCCATGCGCGCAGCAGCCCGGAGAAGGTGGCCCTCATCTGGGAAAAGGACGAACCCGGATCCCAAGTCGAGGTGACCTACAGGTCAGCGGTCAAGTTCGTCGGCTTGTTTTTCCGCTCGCGGTCCACCGGTCCAGCGGGTCGGCCTCGGGGCTCGGGGCCGTTTTGGCGTTTTGGGTGCGAGGAAGGCTTTTCTGGTGGTCAACAGGCAGCTCCTGGAGATGACCTGCCGCGCGGGCAACCTGCTGAGGCGGCGCGGCGTCCGGAAGGGCGACTGCGTCACCATCTACATGCCGCCGTGCCCGCTCGCCGTGGCATCCATGCTGGCCTGCGCCCGCATCGGCGCCGCGCACAACGTGGTGTTCGCGGGCTTCAGCGCCGAGGCCCTCGCCGAGCGAATCCGAGACGGTGAGGCGGCATCGTGGCCTAGAGCTGCTCGGCACGCGTACTTTTACGCCAGACTCACCGTCGCGCGTGAGCCGGTGAGTGGAGGAGGTCCTCGTCCAGAGAACGGGTCCAGTCGGGCGTGGTCGCTCGGGGCTCCCGTATTGGTCCTCTCCACGCCTGGTCGGACTTGGCGCCGGGTCGATTCGTCTCCCCTCGGTTGCCGAGCGTCGGAGGTCACGCCGCTAGATGAGAGCACAACAAGTGGTTATGCATTCGGGAGACAGAAAAAGTCATTGGAAAAAAGCTTCACATCAAGGTCACGCCTGCGCGCCGGCCATAGAACGCGTCCTTTAGTTTCAGCGGACAATATTGCCGTTTTAACAGCCCCCGGGGGACTTAATAGCTGACTACTCCCTCACCTTGATAATAGGCGCAGATAAGATCTTTTTTTATTGCGGCCACTGCCGAAGGAATTGGCGTTCTCAATGCAAAAGGATGTACACTTTGCTCTGAAGCCTGAGTACGGATAAAGGTCAAAGCAAACGACTCTGTTAAAAGttcaaagtgcccccccccccgaccaaccaaccaaccttcTCGCGGCTCTCCTTGCGCGGCGTCCTTTGGAGCGTGCGGGCCCATGTGTCGCAAACAAGAGGGATGAGGGCGCGGCCACCAGCGAGCGCGCCTCTGCCGGGTCCAGAGGTCGATCCGGGTCGCCGCGCTCTAAATCTCCGCGGCCGAGCTTTGTGGACTCCGCCAGCCGTAATCGGTCCGCGG contains the following coding sequences:
- the psmb6 gene encoding proteasome subunit beta type-6; the encoded protein is MAATATMMRRFDPTLFSQNQQVPDWTGKEVSTGTTIMAVEYDGGVVIGADSRTTTGAYIANRVTDKLTPIHDRIFCCRSGSAADTQAIADVVTYQLGFHSIELDEPPLVETAANLFRGSCYRYREELTAGILVAGWDRRKGGQVYCVPIGGMLVRQPVSVGGSGSSYIYGFMDSNYKVGLNKEQCLELTAAALALAMERDGSSGGVIRLATISEEGVDRRVILGNQLPKFSTH
- the LOC127592358 gene encoding adenosine 5'-monophosphoramidase HINT3-like, with the translated sequence MASHDESCPFCLIANGQSDTEILQSVRQRSPFEARPAFALTRLCVLKDEELVCFRDVKPAADHHYLVIPRTHIDDCDALRAQHIPMVERMAEMGRGVLEKNKVRDLEDIRLGFHVPPFCSVPHLHLHALAPASKMNELTQRKYGSLSHWFIKVSERRSSGTQRAGALSRRYTRRLSGFAGGRRADSAQEARQNPLTFRPLCVQRSENARVAPSSFRGKISGKRQVGK